GTAGTTTCTTACCCCTCTTCCCATGGTTGTAGTTTCTTACCCCTCTTCCCATGGTTGTAACCTTTTTATCCCTCTTCCCATGGTTGTAACCTCTTTATCCCTCTTCCCATGGTGTGACTTTATTATGCTCCCCTTGCTTTGAATATAGGTAAAAAATATACAATAAAGGAATGGCGTACGTTGTAAGAAGGAATCAAGGTCTTTCCTATTTTATTGCTGTGCGTCTACTCAAAAACTACAGTAATATAGTATAACCTATATTACTTTCTATACAGTTAGGTCTTGTTATATCATTAATAGTCTTATATTTATTTTATAAATATAGCTTTAATTTTTTATTTAATTAGAAGAAAGGTCTTGTGGTAGGGAATCCGTAACGTTCCTATGAAAAGGATAAAGCCATACAAGCTGTTAAGCTGCTGCATGGGTTAAGTAGAAATTTTATTGATTATCTTATCATTAATACAATGTTACGATAAAACTTTTCCCCATGCCATTGTACTGGTATGGAGAAGTGTAAGTAAATATTTTCGAGTTGAACAGGGTGCGCTCACTACTAACTAACTGATAGAGCGACACCTTACCTACCTTAGGATACAATGAAGTTTGGTTTAAAAGTTTTTTACTATCTATTTTCTGCACATCTGCTAAAAAATTGCAGTAATACAATAAAATGAATACATACCTATATGCAGCGTAATAACCTATTAGCCCGTATATTATCCTATAAATTTAGTTTAATTTGTTATTTTACCTTAGGTACGAGTCATTGCAATCCCAATTCTAATAAAAAGGATATAAGAAAGGTTCATCCCTCTTCAGTAAAGAGGAAGGAAGGTTTTGCAGCAGGTGTGTCGCAGTGTTCCCATGAGCAAGATAAAGCGGTACAAGTTATTGTACTGTTGCATGGACTAGATAGAAATTCGTTTGATTTTAATGTTATGAAGGCAGTTTTACAGCAAAACTTTCCCCATGCAGTTATATTGGCCTTGACAAGTGTGAATAAGTATACACCTGCTAAAGGGAAGTCTCCTACTACAAAACTGCCGATAGTGGAGCAAGCTGAGTTAGCTTATGAAGAAATTAAATCTGATTTTAAAAGTAGGGGAAAAGATTTTTCTACTATTCCTAAGCGCCTTGTATTGGTAGGACACAGCCAAGGTGGGTTGCGTGCCTTTGCCCTTATTAGGGCATTTGGGGAGCGGTTAAGCAAGGAGACAGCTATAACCATAGAGCGCCTCATAACCATAGGAACCCCATGGAAGGGAGCACCTGTAGCTGATCATCTTAAGGACCCAGATAAGGTCACAGCGCTATTAAAGCGGTTTAAAGATGATTTGGAGCAGATAGAACCAAGTTATAGTGGGAAGTTGCTTAGACATATTTTTAAAAAAGATATTTTCTGTTATAAAATTCCTAGCTGTGCTATAGCCTATTTATTTAGAAAATTTAGCGATATTGCGGAGGGTGATGAATGGCCCATTAAAGCATTAGGGGTAGGGGGGGCTGCAGATCTAAGGCCAGGAAGTAGTTTTATTAATGGTGTGGCTTCAGCTCTTAAGGATATAGTGGTTCCTGTTACTGCTATTGCAGGTGTTGCAAGGGGGTTTGATGAAGTTTTCCTCTTATCGTCTACTAATGCGGCTAGGTGGAAGGAACTTGATCAGGTTTATGCCAAAATAATTGGAGGGGATATGCATTGTGAACACGATATGTTGTTACCTGTTAGTACCCAACATGCAGAAGGATTGAAAAAAAAAGACTTTGAATGTCTTAAAATATATGGAACCTGTCATGGCAATAAGGTAGGGATACCTGTAAAGAAAGGAGTTTCTGAGCTCAGCAATGCGCAAGTGATACAAGCTGTAGTAGATACCATCACAAAGACCTTTTACCATGAGCAAAATGCGTTAAACGCTACCTGTACAGGAAGATAGGCATTTGGGGTGGTGGTGTAGGTGTAGCGTTAAGCATAGAAATATAGATTGAGCGCTTTTTAGAGAAATCATCTTGATACCTATACAAACTAATGACCTATTGGGACAGTTAGATGCGTTAGACCATCTATCTATTTTGCGTAGAATAGGCGAAATAGCGGACAGCATTCAGTTAGAAGCCTATGTAGTAGGCGGGTTTGTTCGTGATGTATTCTTACAGCGTACTGGGCAGGATATTGATATCGTTTGCGTTGGGGATGGTATGCTATTGGCGCAAGCAGTAGCGCAACATTTAGACAATGTACCTGTTACCCTATTCAAGCGTTTTGGTACAGCTATGTTAACGTGGCAGGGTTTATCTATTGAGTTTGTAGGGGCAAGGAAGGAATCCTATACAGCTGATTCCCGTAATCCAGCCGTAGCAGCAGGCACGCTCTTAGAAGATCAAACACGTCGGGATTTTACTATTAACACTATGGCGGTCTGTTTAAATCAGGCGCGTTATGGGTTATTGTTAGATCCTTTTCAGGGTTATCAGGATTTAGTAGATGGGTTGATTCGAACACCGTGTGATCCATATATTACCTTTTCGGATGATCCCTTACGTATTATACGTGCGATCCGATTTGCTACGCAGCTTAATTTTAGGATAGGGGAAGAGACATGGAATGCACTGGTTTCTGCGCGCAATCGATTGGCTATTGTTGCTCAAGAACGTATTGCGGAAGAGTTGCATAAAATTGTAGCTGCGCATAAACCTTCTTATGGTTTCAAATTATTATTTGAAGCAAAAGTATTGTCTAGGATACTACCAGAGTTAGAAAAGTTATCAGATAAAGAAGAAATAGAAGGGTATTCTCATAAAGATAATTTTATCCATACGTTAGAAGTGTTAGATAATGTAGCCCATCATTCCTCTAAGTTATGGCTTCGTTGGGCAGCTCTGTTTCATGATATTGCCAAGCCTTTAACCAAAAAATTTGATCCTATAACAGGTTTTTCGTTTCATGGTCATGAAAATTTAGGTGCTAAAATGTTACCTTATCTATTTAGAAGGATGCGTTTTCCTACTAATAAAGAAATACTCGGTTATGTACAAAAATTGGTTCGGTTGCATTTACGTCCAATAGCTTTAGCCCAAGAGGTAACGGATACAGCTATAAGGCGGCTTTTATATGAAGTAGGCGAAGATTTAGCGGACTTATTTTTGTTATGTAGGGCTGATATTACTTCCAAGAATAAATCAAAGGTACAGCAATATTTAGCGAATTTCGATAGAGTAGAAGCAAGGGTAGCAGAAGTGGAGCAACGGGATCAAATGAGAAACTTCCAGCCAATTATTACGGGTGAAGTAATTATGCAGGCCTTTGGGCTAAGACCCTCTCCACAAGTAGGTTTTATTAAGGAGGCCGTTAAGGAAGCTATACTAGAGGGTAAGATTAAGAACAGCTATGAGGAAGCCTTTCGTTATATGTTGATGATTGGGGAACAATATGGATTACAACTGCCGAAGCATTGATTCCTAGGTTCAATTTGTAAAGGGCCCCAGCGCATGGGTTTTACCTATCCGCTGGGGTGAAATACTACTATTTATTAGCTTTTTTATTCATAAAGGGTAAACGAGATAAAATACCCCCTCTTTTTGTAGGATCGGATCCTGTCTTTGGATTATCTTTTTCCGCTGAAGTAGCTTCTGCTTCTGCTTCTGTTGTATCATTTATGCTTGTGCTTATAGCGGTAGCATTGGGCAGCTTGTTATCTTTTTGTGCTGGAGTAGCTTCTGGCGTTTTTTCTTCTCCCTTTGCACTTATAGCGGTCGCTTGATTTGGATTGGGCGTTGGGAGGTATCTTTCATGTTCGCTTCTCCCTAATTTACTACCATTACAGGATTTTGCTGATAATAGGCATAGTGTTGTTAACAAAATTAGTTTTTCTTTTTGTGTACGTGTTGACATAATTTTTTGTTTTTTATTTATACATACTTCGCTAAGTAGTTAGTGCCTACTTAGAAAAGTTATAGAGCTTTGTTTTTTATTTTTTATTCTTAAACCATGCGGCTTTTACCTTCTCTCATTAAGGATGATAGTAAAAAAATAGGAAGTTTCCAAAGGAATGTTAGGCATGCTGCATGGTAGGGGGGTAGCAGCGGTTTATGCCGTTTATTGTGCTTGAGTGTATTATGTTTGATTTACAATTGTAATTTAGGATGATCAATCGCATACAAAAACTAGGCAACGGGTTGACCGGTCATAGGTACAAATCTAACAGGTAGAAGCTCCTCCCGTTTGTAGTTATTGGCTTTATTTAGTTTGGTGAGGCGTAGGAGCATTTGGCTCCATTTTTTTTCCTTTAATGGCATAACAACGTTCCGCCTATGTTTACTTGATGGAGTAGGCTAGCAATTATATGTGGGGAAGCGGCCGTAAGGATGATGGCATCAAAAGGTGCCGCTGCTGCCCATCCCTTGTACCCATTGTCTATTTTGGTATGGATATTCGTGTAGCCTAGTTTTTTAAATAATGCTTTTTTATTTAGATTTTTTATTATTTCAATCGTATATACAGTGCTACTGAGTTGACTTAATAGGGCTGCTTGGTAGCCAGATCCTGTTCCTATTTCGAGTACTTTTGCCTTTGGAGGTAAGCGTAGTGCTTCCGTCATAAACGCTACTATGTAAGGCTGAGAAATAGTTTGACCATAACCTATGGCCAAGGGGCTGTCTGTATAAGCATAGGGTTGTAGCGCTTTTGGAACAAAAAGATGCCTAGGAACGTTTTCCATAGCATGCAAAACGTTTTCATCTCGTATGCCTCTTGCCTCTATTTGCGTTTTTACCATTTGTAGACGTGCTGCAGTGTATCCGTTATCTGCTTGCATGGCTTATAACTTTTAGTAAGTTTAATTTATATCTTTTTGTTGCTGTAAGCAATAAACTGTTGGCCTAATTTAGCCACTATCTTACCATTGTCTTATTAGTTAAGGATAGGGCCTAAGCTGATCAAGCATGCTTTAAAAAACGGAAGTAATGATGCCAAAAAGTCTACTGATTATAAGGCAGGGTAATACAGATGAAGGATCAACAATATAGCCACTAATCAGCTAGTTAATCCTCCCTAAAGTATTATATATTTTATTGTTAATCAACATAAGAATCATGTTTGAAGTATGGAATAGCATCAATTGAATGTAATCCACCTCAATCACTTAGCACTAGCTATAATGGCACTGCAAGAAGTGTACCCATAAGAGAAGCACATTACTGTTTGCGTAACGAATGCAATATCCAAATGTTCTTTTTTTCCAAAAAAGAATGGAATTACGCACTTTGGTTTTAGTTTAACAAAGCAATTTATCCAATGCTTCCTAAAACGCAATAAATTTAAACCGCTTTGGATAGACCATGTCTCTAAGTACCGCTTACTTGCTTCCATAAGCTTGTTGCGTGTGGATTTTAGCAAGGCCTATATAACGGGCTCCTGAAGAACTAGGGGAAGTTGCTTTATCTGCCTATACGCTGCTGCTTGATTGCAGGGCTATGGACTACAGGCGGGCTTGCATGAATAAACGCAAGCCTTTAGGATTATACAAACGCAGCGCTTTGTTTACGTGTAACCAAGGGATTAGCTTATTCATTTGATCAAAGAAAGCATGCTTGCATTTACGTTGATTATCTGATATATATGCTAAACTTAAAAGACCACCTGGTTTAATTGCCCCTAGATGTACCCTAAAAAATCCTAAAAATAATGACCTAAATCAATATACATACTTAATTTAAGTTAACTTTTGATTAAAAATACATGTGCATGGTTAGATAAATTCTTTACAGTCTATTGCAACGGACTCATAATATAAGATGTTAACGTTCTGTATACATATGCGTAGCGAATGGTTAAGCAGCAATGCATGTTGAATGCATCATTCTTTCGGTTAATGCTTTAGTTTAGATCAAAGCTGGAGCGTTGGGTTGGGTAATTTTGGGGACAGCACAGCCTCGAGCAAACAGCTACTACTTTGCTACGAGTATGAAGATCACTTTTCCTGTAGATAGGTTACGATAAGACGCATTATTATGGTTTGTTTTGCTAAACGTAAGGCTACGCAGTTCATCCGCATAGATTTTTTCTACGAGGGGCGTAATGGTTTTCTCTATGGTTCGAACTGCAACCACCTCCCCATTTGCATCTACCTTAATTTCAAAAACTATTTTACCACATTCTTCCGTTGGGTCTTTCGGTATAGGTACTCTATCCCATTGCCATCCAGGCAATTCCAGGATAGCTCGGCTTGGTTTCTTGTTGTGTTTACCTGTATGGTACA
Above is a window of Candidatus Cardinium hertigii DNA encoding:
- a CDS encoding esterase/lipase family protein, with amino-acid sequence MQRNNLLARILSYKFSLICYFTLGTSHCNPNSNKKDIRKVHPSSVKRKEGFAAGVSQCSHEQDKAVQVIVLLHGLDRNSFDFNVMKAVLQQNFPHAVILALTSVNKYTPAKGKSPTTKLPIVEQAELAYEEIKSDFKSRGKDFSTIPKRLVLVGHSQGGLRAFALIRAFGERLSKETAITIERLITIGTPWKGAPVADHLKDPDKVTALLKRFKDDLEQIEPSYSGKLLRHIFKKDIFCYKIPSCAIAYLFRKFSDIAEGDEWPIKALGVGGAADLRPGSSFINGVASALKDIVVPVTAIAGVARGFDEVFLLSSTNAARWKELDQVYAKIIGGDMHCEHDMLLPVSTQHAEGLKKKDFECLKIYGTCHGNKVGIPVKKGVSELSNAQVIQAVVDTITKTFYHEQNALNATCTGR
- a CDS encoding CCA tRNA nucleotidyltransferase, with amino-acid sequence MIPIQTNDLLGQLDALDHLSILRRIGEIADSIQLEAYVVGGFVRDVFLQRTGQDIDIVCVGDGMLLAQAVAQHLDNVPVTLFKRFGTAMLTWQGLSIEFVGARKESYTADSRNPAVAAGTLLEDQTRRDFTINTMAVCLNQARYGLLLDPFQGYQDLVDGLIRTPCDPYITFSDDPLRIIRAIRFATQLNFRIGEETWNALVSARNRLAIVAQERIAEELHKIVAAHKPSYGFKLLFEAKVLSRILPELEKLSDKEEIEGYSHKDNFIHTLEVLDNVAHHSSKLWLRWAALFHDIAKPLTKKFDPITGFSFHGHENLGAKMLPYLFRRMRFPTNKEILGYVQKLVRLHLRPIALAQEVTDTAIRRLLYEVGEDLADLFLLCRADITSKNKSKVQQYLANFDRVEARVAEVEQRDQMRNFQPIITGEVIMQAFGLRPSPQVGFIKEAVKEAILEGKIKNSYEEAFRYMLMIGEQYGLQLPKH
- a CDS encoding protein-L-isoaspartate(D-aspartate) O-methyltransferase, whose translation is MQADNGYTAARLQMVKTQIEARGIRDENVLHAMENVPRHLFVPKALQPYAYTDSPLAIGYGQTISQPYIVAFMTEALRLPPKAKVLEIGTGSGYQAALLSQLSSTVYTIEIIKNLNKKALFKKLGYTNIHTKIDNGYKGWAAAAPFDAIILTAASPHIIASLLHQVNIGGTLLCH